In a genomic window of Primulina huaijiensis isolate GDHJ02 chromosome 10, ASM1229523v2, whole genome shotgun sequence:
- the LOC140985809 gene encoding zinc finger CCCH domain-containing protein 62-like isoform X3, with the protein MEVSEQKMHNESDSDGYDSDDTQDDPSFDVLEETRLTFSNFSIKKKMKAHSLKGANEKNGEDPDLITKVGPDLSEQDYKTYETVQKIIEGGEMQKLKVDQCKIYLRKHGLRLSGNKDTLIQRIKEHIDIINGGGESIYPASSFLLNCKGDACMGDVVMFEQNVYELFNIASRGGNGTPCGTRVVVGRIVKESYGAAKQQHTFTIEVLWSKGEKPLPPLHPLLIKGRNLYRLKTLRQKWEDEGERHKILLEKHTRGGAARLNREARIQKKDLDKTQKLNREIGKENQNRNRELEQKGKHEESRNKQHKDYSSANCHILGPFPRQYCEEIWMPRSNHTSPFHAQSHTIRNPPSYSQQNHAYHNQVSSTAVGNPLVHEQKQACRYYPQGRCYFGDRCRYLHK; encoded by the exons ATGGAAGTTTCTGAGCAGAAAATGCACAATGAATCCGATAGCGATGGATACGATTCTGACGATACACAGGACGACCCGAGTTTCGATGTTCTTGAGGAGACTCGATTAACCTTCTCAAATTTCTCCATCAAGAAAAAGATGAAAGCCCA CAGCTTGAAGGGAGCGAATGAAAAGAACGGGGAAGACCCTGACTTGATAACAAAGGTTGGACCCGATCTTTCTGAGCAAGACTACAAAACTTATGAAACTGTTCAGAAAATTATTGAAG GGGGTGAGATGCAGAAACTGAAAGTGGATCAGTGTAAGATTTATCTGAGGAAACACGGATTAAGATTAAGCGGCAATAAAGACACACTAATTCAGAGGATTAAAGAGCATATCGA TATCATCAACGGTGGTGGAGAGAGTATTTATCCAGCATCTAGTTTTCTTCTCAATTGCAAAG GTGatgcatgcatgggagatgTGGTTATGTTTGAACAGAATGTGTATGAACT ATTCAACATCGCATCTCGAGGTGGGAATGGCACCCCTTGTGGTACACGGGTAGTCGTGGGTCGGATTGTCAAGGAGAGCTACGGTGCTGCCAAACAGCAACACACGTTTACG ATCGAAGTGTTGTGGAGCAAAGGAGAGAAACCACTGCCTCCACTTCATCCCCTTCTCATTAAAGGCAGGAACCTTTACAGGTTGAAAACCTTGAGACAG AAATGGGAAGACGAAGGGGAAAGGCATAAAATATTGTTGGAAAAGCATACTAGAGGAGGTGCTGCCCGCTTGAATAGGGAAGCACGAATACAAAAGAAGGATCTAGACAAAACACAGAAATTGAATAG GGAAATAGGAAAGGAAAACCAGAACAGAAATCGGGAACTCGAGCAAAAGGGGAAGCATGAGGAGAGTCGAAACAAACAGCATAAGGACTACAGTTCTGCAAATTGTCACATCCTAGGGCCATTTCCAAGGCAATattgtgaagaaatttggaTGCCAAGAAGCAATCATACAAGTCCATTTCATGCCCAATCTCATACGATCCGCAATCCTCCAAGCTATTCCCAGCAAAATCATGCTTATCATAATCAGGTGAGCTCTACTGCAGTTGGGAATCCTCTAGTTCATGAACAAAAGCAAGCGTGTCGATATTATCCTCAAGGAAG GTGCTATTTTGGTGATAGGTGTAGGTATTTGCACAAGTAA
- the LOC140986501 gene encoding 3-oxoacyl-[acyl-carrier-protein] synthase II, chloroplastic-like isoform X2, protein MVMTASFASPLCTWLVATTCMNEPSEKERIPKSAEFARSSKKLSNTARRRNFESKNGGSSLSSFRGYKIQSLMSFCPFKPCEEYNNSPGISSSFSLFGSKAVPIIHKQRRLSKSSRSGKTMAAAVQPVKQVATDKSVLTKKRRVVVTGLGVVSSLGQDVDEFYNNLLEGISGISQIEAFDCSEFPTRIAGEIKNFSSNGWVSQKLSKRADNYVLYLIKAGKKALADGGITEEVMNELDKAKCGVIIGSALGGLKVFTDGVEALQVSHKKMNPFSIPFATTNMGSALLAMDLGWMGPNYSISTACATSNFCILSAANHIIRGETDMMLCGGSDAAIIPIGLGGFIACGSLSQRNEDPTKASRPWDMQRDGFVMGEGAGVLLLEELEHAKALAQSGVAREDINYINAHATSTPSADLKEYQAILRCFGQNTELRINSTKCMLGHLLGAAGAVEAVATVKAIQTGWIHPNINLEYPDEGVDANILVGLKRERVDVKVALSNSLGFGGHNSSILFGPYKKIGY, encoded by the exons ATGGTGATGACTGCCTCTTTTGCATCTCCACTCTGTACATGGCTGGTAGCAACAACATGCATGAATGAACCAAGCGAAAAGGAGCGTATTCCCAAGTCGGCAGAATTTGCACGGAGCTCAAAGAAGTTAAGTAACACAGCTAGAAggagaaattttgagagcaaaaaTGGTGGGAGCTCGTTGTCTTCTTTCCGTGGTTATAAGATACAAAGTTTGATGAGTTTCTGTCCTTTTAAGCCCTGTGAAGAATACAATAATTCGCCGgggatttcttcttctttttctttgtttGGATCCAAGGCTGTGCCAATTATTCACAAGCAGAGGAGGTTGAGTAAATCTTCTCGTTCTG GCAAAACCATGGCAGCTGCTGTACAACCGGTGAAGCAAGTTGCAACAGATAAGTCAGTCCTTACAAAGAAAAGGAGGGTGGTTGTTACAGGACTCGGCGTCGTATCTTCACTTGGACAAGATGTGGatgaattttataataatctTCTTGAAGGTATCAGTGGGATTAGCCAGATCGAGGCATTTGACTGTTCAGAATTCCCCACG CGGATTGCGGGAGAAATAAAGAATTTCTCATCCAATGGATGGGTCTCCCAAAAGCTTTCAAAGAGGGCTGATAATTATGTGCTCTACTTGATCAAGGCTGGGAAAAAAGCTTTGGCAGATGGTGGCATTACGGAAGAGGTCATGAATGAGCTAGACAAGGCTAAATGCGGTGTCATAATTGGGTCCGCTCTTGGGGGCCTAAAG GTTTTTACGGATGGTGTAGAAGCTTTACAGGTGTCACACAAGAAGATGAACCCTTTTAGTATACCTTTCGCTACAACTAATATGGGTTCTGCCCTTCTTGCAATGGATTTG GGCTGGATGGGTCCAAATTACTCCATATCTACAGCTTGTGCGACGAGCAACTTTTGTATACTAAGTGCGGCAAATCATATTATAAGAGGTGAAACA GATATGATGCTTTGTGGAGGCTCTGATGCAGCAATTATTCCCATAG GATTAGGAGGATTTATAGCTTGTGGATCACTGTCTCAGAGGAATGAAGATCCAACAAAAGCTTCTCGTCCCTGGGATATG CAACGTGATGGATTTGTAATGGGAGAAGGGGCTGGAGTGCTGCTCCTCGAAGAACTAGAGCATGCCAAG GCCTTGGCGCAGTCGGGGGTAGCTAGAGAAGATATCAACTACATAAATGCTCATGCTACCTCGACACCATCAGCCGACTTGAAAGAATATCAAGCTATCCTCCGATGTTTTGGACAAAATACTGAG CTGCGGATAAACTCCACAAAATGTATGCTTGGTCACCTATTGGGGGCTGCTGGTGCTGTGGAAGCTGTGGCGACAGTTAAG GCCATACAGACTGGGTGGATCCATCCAAATATCAACCTTGAATACCCAGATGAGGGAGTG GATGCAAACATACTCGTTGGCCTCAAGAGGGAACGAGTAGACGTAAAAGTAGCTCTCTCCAATTCACTTGGCTTTGGAGGTCACAACTCCTCTATTTTATTTGGCCCCTACAAGAAGATTGGTTACTGA
- the LOC140985493 gene encoding 25.3 kDa vesicle transport protein SEC22-1 translates to MVKLTMIARVTDGLPLAEGLDDRRDVPDADYYKQQVKSLFKNLSRGQNEPSRMSIETGPYVFHYIIEGRVCYLTMCDRAYPKKLSFQYLEDLKNEFERVYGNQIETAARPYAFIKFDTFILKTKKLYQDTRTQRNISKLNDELYEVHQIMTRNVQEVLGVGEKLDQVSQMSSRLTSESRIYADKAKDLNRQALIRKWAPVAIVLGVVFLLFWVKNKLW, encoded by the exons ATGGTAAAATTGACTATGATTGCTCGTGTTACCGATGGCCTTCCTCTAGCAGAGGGATTGGATGACCGTCGTGATGTTCCAGATGCTGATTATTATAAACAGCAAGTTAAGTCTTTGTTCAAAAACCTCTCAAGGGGCCAGAACGAGCCTTCAAGAATGTCGATTGAGACAGGACCATATGTCTTTCA TTATATTATTGAAGGGCGTGTTTGCTATTTGACAATGTGTGACCGTGCTTATCCTAAGAAACTCTCCTTTCAATATCTGGAAGACCTCAAGAATGAATTTGAGCGTGTATATGGAAATCAGATTGAAACTGCTGCTAGACCGTATGCCTTTATCAAATTTG ATACATTTATTCTCAAGACAAAGAAATTATACCAGGATACAAGAACTCAGCGGAACATTTCAAAGTTAAATGACGAACTCTATGAAGTTCACCAAATTATGACTCGCAATGTACAAGAAGTTCTTGGTGTTGGTGAAAAGTTGGACC AGGTCAGTCAGATGTCCAGTCGCTTGACATCTGAGTCCCGCATATATGCGGACAAGGCAAAAGATTTGAATCGCCAG GCTCTGATTCGGAAATGGGCCCCAGTGGCTATTGTTCTTGGAGTTGTTTTCCTCCTCTTCTGGGTCAAGAACAAGTTATGGTGA
- the LOC140986501 gene encoding 3-oxoacyl-[acyl-carrier-protein] synthase II, chloroplastic-like isoform X1, translating into MVMTASFASPLCTWLVATTCMNEPSEKERIPKSAEFARSSKKLSNTARRRNFESKNGGSSLSSFRGYKIQSLMSFCPFKPCEEYNNSPGISSSFSLFGSKAVPIIHKQRRLSKSSRSGKTMAAAVQPVKQVATDKSVLTKKRRVVVTGLGVVSSLGQDVDEFYNNLLEGISGISQIEAFDCSEFPTRIAGEIKNFSSNGWVSQKLSKRADNYVLYLIKAGKKALADGGITEEVMNELDKAKCGVIIGSALGGLKVFTDGVEALQVSHKKMNPFSIPFATTNMGSALLAMDLGWMGPNYSISTACATSNFCILSAANHIIRGETDMMLCGGSDAAIIPIGLGGFIACGSLSQRNEDPTKASRPWDMQRDGFVMGEGAGVLLLEELEHAKRRDATIYAEFLGGGFTCDAYHATEPHPDGTGIVLCMEKALAQSGVAREDINYINAHATSTPSADLKEYQAILRCFGQNTELRINSTKCMLGHLLGAAGAVEAVATVKAIQTGWIHPNINLEYPDEGVDANILVGLKRERVDVKVALSNSLGFGGHNSSILFGPYKKIGY; encoded by the exons ATGGTGATGACTGCCTCTTTTGCATCTCCACTCTGTACATGGCTGGTAGCAACAACATGCATGAATGAACCAAGCGAAAAGGAGCGTATTCCCAAGTCGGCAGAATTTGCACGGAGCTCAAAGAAGTTAAGTAACACAGCTAGAAggagaaattttgagagcaaaaaTGGTGGGAGCTCGTTGTCTTCTTTCCGTGGTTATAAGATACAAAGTTTGATGAGTTTCTGTCCTTTTAAGCCCTGTGAAGAATACAATAATTCGCCGgggatttcttcttctttttctttgtttGGATCCAAGGCTGTGCCAATTATTCACAAGCAGAGGAGGTTGAGTAAATCTTCTCGTTCTG GCAAAACCATGGCAGCTGCTGTACAACCGGTGAAGCAAGTTGCAACAGATAAGTCAGTCCTTACAAAGAAAAGGAGGGTGGTTGTTACAGGACTCGGCGTCGTATCTTCACTTGGACAAGATGTGGatgaattttataataatctTCTTGAAGGTATCAGTGGGATTAGCCAGATCGAGGCATTTGACTGTTCAGAATTCCCCACG CGGATTGCGGGAGAAATAAAGAATTTCTCATCCAATGGATGGGTCTCCCAAAAGCTTTCAAAGAGGGCTGATAATTATGTGCTCTACTTGATCAAGGCTGGGAAAAAAGCTTTGGCAGATGGTGGCATTACGGAAGAGGTCATGAATGAGCTAGACAAGGCTAAATGCGGTGTCATAATTGGGTCCGCTCTTGGGGGCCTAAAG GTTTTTACGGATGGTGTAGAAGCTTTACAGGTGTCACACAAGAAGATGAACCCTTTTAGTATACCTTTCGCTACAACTAATATGGGTTCTGCCCTTCTTGCAATGGATTTG GGCTGGATGGGTCCAAATTACTCCATATCTACAGCTTGTGCGACGAGCAACTTTTGTATACTAAGTGCGGCAAATCATATTATAAGAGGTGAAACA GATATGATGCTTTGTGGAGGCTCTGATGCAGCAATTATTCCCATAG GATTAGGAGGATTTATAGCTTGTGGATCACTGTCTCAGAGGAATGAAGATCCAACAAAAGCTTCTCGTCCCTGGGATATG CAACGTGATGGATTTGTAATGGGAGAAGGGGCTGGAGTGCTGCTCCTCGAAGAACTAGAGCATGCCAAG CGGAGAGATGCAACTATCTATGCAGAGTTTCTGGGTGGAGGCTTCACTTGTGATGCCTATCATGCAACTGAGCCTCATCCTGATG GGACGGGAATTGTTCTTTGCATGGAGAAGGCCTTGGCGCAGTCGGGGGTAGCTAGAGAAGATATCAACTACATAAATGCTCATGCTACCTCGACACCATCAGCCGACTTGAAAGAATATCAAGCTATCCTCCGATGTTTTGGACAAAATACTGAG CTGCGGATAAACTCCACAAAATGTATGCTTGGTCACCTATTGGGGGCTGCTGGTGCTGTGGAAGCTGTGGCGACAGTTAAG GCCATACAGACTGGGTGGATCCATCCAAATATCAACCTTGAATACCCAGATGAGGGAGTG GATGCAAACATACTCGTTGGCCTCAAGAGGGAACGAGTAGACGTAAAAGTAGCTCTCTCCAATTCACTTGGCTTTGGAGGTCACAACTCCTCTATTTTATTTGGCCCCTACAAGAAGATTGGTTACTGA
- the LOC140986434 gene encoding exocyst complex component EXO70A1-like, which produces MEPPVSAPAEDVIRRWDSTASDYSRDQMIFNGDRQEIDLYLNAVDELQKSMSSTSLSRSSSAESSALQIAMSRLEDEFRNILVSHTSPIETDSYSESTHSEFTSQEFELSEEFHENDLVKQLEHQETNCSISSISYKSTSSIRELDLLPSDAVYDLRCIAERMIASGYQRECIQVYASVRKSAVDASLKSLKVEKLNIGEIQRLDWETLETKIRRWIRAAKICIRFHFASERRLCEQIFEGLGESVDDACFMETIKGPTIQLFNFAEAISISKRSPEKLFKTLDLHDALSDLMPDIEIVFDSQSSESIRVQAAEILSRLAEAVRGILSEFENAVLREPSKVPVPGGALHPLTRYVMNYIGLISDYKTDLVKLIVSKPSTGSRYSSDPDVPDIDFSEFEGQASTLALHMIWIIVVLQFNLDGKSKYYKDESLAHLFMMNNVHYIVEKIKGSPELREMIGDFYLKKLTGKFRLAATNYQRATWVRVLHCLRDEGLHVSGSFSSGVSKSALRERFKAFNAMFEEVHRTQATWLIPDTQLREELRISISERIIPAYRSFLGRFRSHIESGRHPENFIKYSVEDLENAVLDFFEGYPVSQHFRRKHH; this is translated from the coding sequence ATGGAACCGCCGGTATCAGCCCCAGCCGAGGATGTGATCCGCCGATGGGACTCCACGGCGTCGGATTACTCGCGTGACCAGATGATTTTCAACGGTGACCGTCAGGAAATCGACCTCTATCTCAACGCCGTCGATGAGCTCCAGAAATCCATGTCCTCCACCTCCTTGTCCCGCTCCTCCTCCGCAGAGTCTTCTGCGCTCCAGATCGCCATGTCTCGGCTTGAGGATGAGTTTCGCAACATCCTCGTCTCACACACTTCACCTATCGAAACGGACTCCTACTCCGAGTCAACTCACTCCGAGTTCACCTCGCAGGAGTTTGAATTGAGTGAAGAGTTCCATGAGAACGATCTAGTCAAACAATTGGAGCATCAGGAGACGAACTGCAGCATCTCCAGCATAAGTTACAAGTCAACTAGCAGCATTCGAGAACTGGATCTACTCCCCAGTGATGCAGTCTACGATCTTCGCTGTATCGCGGAGCGGATGATTGCTTCTGGATACCAGCGGGAGTGTATCCAGGTGTATGCGAGTGTTCGTAAATCTGCTGTGGACGCAAGCTTGAAGAGCCTCAAGGTTGAGAAACTGAACATTGGCGAAATACAGCGCCTCGATTGGGAGACGCTGGAGACGAAGATCCGGCGCTGGATACGAGCAGCGAAGATATGCATTCGGTTTCACTTCGCGAGCGAACGGAGATTGTGCGAGCAGATTTTCGAAGGTTTGGGTGAATCTGTTGATGATGCTTGTTTTATGGAAACTATTAAAGGTCCCACTATTCAATTGTTTAATTTTGCCGAAGCTATTAGCATTAGCAAGCGGTCACCGGAgaaattgtttaaaacattggatTTACATGATGCTTTATCCGATTTAATGCCTGACATCGAAATTGTTTTTGATTCACAATCTAGTGAATCGATCAGAGTTCAAGCTGCCGAGATTTTGTCTAGGTTAGCTGAGGCTGTGAGAGGGATATTGTCGGAATTTGAAAACGCGGTGCTTCGTGAACCTTCAAAGGTTCCTGTTCCAGGGGGGGCTCTTCATCCCTTGACTAGATACGTGATGAACTATATTGGTTTGATTTCGGATTATAAAACTGATTTGGTCAAATTGATTGTGTCGAAGCCCTCAACAGGGTCTAGATACTCCAGCGATCCAGATGTTCCGGATATAGATTTCTCAGAGTTTGAGGGGCAGGCTTCTACCCTAGCACTTCATATGATTTGGATTATTGTGGTTTTGCAGTTTAATTTGGATGGCAAGTCTAAGTATTACAAGGATGAATCATTGGCTCATTTGTTTATGATGAATAATGTTCATTATATTGTCGAAAAGATCAAAGGCTCTCCAGAATTGAGAGAGATGATTGGGGATTTCTATTTGAAAAAGTTAACAGGGAAATTCCGTTTGGCTGCAACAAATTACCAGAGGGCAACATGGGTGCGGGTGTTGCATTGTTTAAGAGATGAGGGTTTGCACGTAAGTGGAAGCTTTTCATCTGGTGTGTCGAAGAGTGCTCTAAGAGAGAGGTTTAAGGCCTTCAATGCAATGTTTGAGGAAGTGCATAGGACTCAGGCCACATGGTTGATACCTGATACTCAGCTTCGCGAGGAACTTAGGATTTCCATATCCGAAAGGATTATCCCAGCTTATAGGTCGTTTCTCGGACGGTTTAGAAGTCATATCGAGAGTGGGAGGCACCctgaaaatttcattaaatattcAGTTGAAGACCTTGAGAATGCGGTCTTGGATTTCTTTGAGGGTTACCCGGTTTCTCAGCATTTCAGGAGGAAACATCATTAA
- the LOC140986931 gene encoding jasmonate ZIM domain-containing protein 1-like, with amino-acid sequence MLKPRQDSDGRGTEKAPEQSNFVQTCNLLSQFMKRKGSLRDLNLEIGGKIQSLEAMVKSRSCHAASAPPALNSPTNKEKSAQPRTEQLPSNEHFRRLASMESFIDINADYASKSPSEETATAKRKIAPLTMFYGGRVLIFDDYPEDRAKELVALAKKGSSQMSYGIFSSNFPQEKRGAGARVGLPPRPQATGAHNNIVISSNSCKEKQEADACKDVESSSKGKEPGSPLNEDTGSDMPIARRSSLHRFLEKRKDRAGGRGPYQIQEQAASSSWKVDEQLELKL; translated from the exons ATGTTGAAGCCAAGGCAAGATTCTGATGGGCGTGGGACGGAAAAGGCGCCTGAGCAGTCCAATTTTGTGCAGACGTGCAATCTTTTGAGTCAGTTTATGAAGAGGAAAGGGAGTCTCAGAGATTTGAATCTTGAAATTGGTGGAAAGATTCAGAGCCTTGAAGCAATGG TGAAATCCAGATCGTGTCACGCTGCTTCAGCTCCACCAGCATTGAATTCACCAACAAACAAGGAAAAATCAGCTCAGCCCCGAACAGAGCAACTACCATCAAATGAACACTTTCGCCGCCTGGCCTCGATGGAATCCTTCATTGATATTAATGCAGATTACGCCTCGAAAAGCCCAAG CGAAGAAACAGCAACCGCGAAGCGCAAGATTGCTCCGCTCACCATGTTCTACGGGGGCAGAGTGTTGATATTCGATGATTATCCGGAAGACAGGGCCAAAGAGCTTGTGGCCCTGGCAAAAAAGGGAAGCTCACAAATGTCATATGGCATTTTCTCGAGCAATTTTCCACAAGAAAAAAGGGGTGCCGGCGCGAGAGTGGGGCTTCCGCCTCGGCCGCAAGCTACTGGTGCTCATAATAATATTGTCATTTCGTCGAACAGTTGTAAGGAGAAACAGGAGGCCGACGCGTGTAAGGACGTAGAGTCGAGCTCCAAAGGCAAAGAACCTGGTTCACCACTGAATGAGGACACTGGTTCCG ATATGCCAATCGCAAGAAGATCCTCACTCCATCGATTTCTTGAGAAGAGAAAAGACAG GGCTGGTGGAAGAGGGCCTTACCAAATTCAAGAGCAAGCTGCTTCTTCATCTTGGAAGGTTGATGAACAACTGGAGCTCAAATTGTAG
- the LOC140985809 gene encoding uncharacterized protein isoform X1, with product MEVSEQKMHNESDSDGYDSDDTQDDPSFDVLEETRLTFSNFSIKKKMKAHSLKGANEKNGEDPDLITKVGPDLSEQDYKTYETVQKIIEGGEMQKLKVDQCKIYLRKHGLRLSGNKDTLIQRIKEHIDIINGGGESIYPASSFLLNCKGDACMGDVVMFEQNVYELFNIASRGGNGTPCGTRVVVGRIVKESYGAAKQQHTFTIEVLWSKGEKPLPPLHPLLIKGRNLYRLKTLRQKWEDEGERHKILLEKHTRGGAARLNREARIQKKDLDKTQKLNREIGKENQNRNRELEQKGKHEESRNKQHKDYSSANCHILGPFPRQYCEEIWMPRSNHTSPFHAQSHTIRNPPSYSQQNHAYHNQVSSTAVGNPLVHEQKQACRYYPQGRCYQVSSTAVGNPLVHEQKQACRYYPQGRCYFGDRCRYLHK from the exons ATGGAAGTTTCTGAGCAGAAAATGCACAATGAATCCGATAGCGATGGATACGATTCTGACGATACACAGGACGACCCGAGTTTCGATGTTCTTGAGGAGACTCGATTAACCTTCTCAAATTTCTCCATCAAGAAAAAGATGAAAGCCCA CAGCTTGAAGGGAGCGAATGAAAAGAACGGGGAAGACCCTGACTTGATAACAAAGGTTGGACCCGATCTTTCTGAGCAAGACTACAAAACTTATGAAACTGTTCAGAAAATTATTGAAG GGGGTGAGATGCAGAAACTGAAAGTGGATCAGTGTAAGATTTATCTGAGGAAACACGGATTAAGATTAAGCGGCAATAAAGACACACTAATTCAGAGGATTAAAGAGCATATCGA TATCATCAACGGTGGTGGAGAGAGTATTTATCCAGCATCTAGTTTTCTTCTCAATTGCAAAG GTGatgcatgcatgggagatgTGGTTATGTTTGAACAGAATGTGTATGAACT ATTCAACATCGCATCTCGAGGTGGGAATGGCACCCCTTGTGGTACACGGGTAGTCGTGGGTCGGATTGTCAAGGAGAGCTACGGTGCTGCCAAACAGCAACACACGTTTACG ATCGAAGTGTTGTGGAGCAAAGGAGAGAAACCACTGCCTCCACTTCATCCCCTTCTCATTAAAGGCAGGAACCTTTACAGGTTGAAAACCTTGAGACAG AAATGGGAAGACGAAGGGGAAAGGCATAAAATATTGTTGGAAAAGCATACTAGAGGAGGTGCTGCCCGCTTGAATAGGGAAGCACGAATACAAAAGAAGGATCTAGACAAAACACAGAAATTGAATAG GGAAATAGGAAAGGAAAACCAGAACAGAAATCGGGAACTCGAGCAAAAGGGGAAGCATGAGGAGAGTCGAAACAAACAGCATAAGGACTACAGTTCTGCAAATTGTCACATCCTAGGGCCATTTCCAAGGCAATattgtgaagaaatttggaTGCCAAGAAGCAATCATACAAGTCCATTTCATGCCCAATCTCATACGATCCGCAATCCTCCAAGCTATTCCCAGCAAAATCATGCTTATCATAATCAGGTGAGCTCTACTGCAGTTGGGAATCCTCTAGTTCATGAACAAAAGCAAGCGTGTCGATATTATCCTCAAGGAAGGTGCTATCAGGTGAGCTCTACTGCAGTTGGGAATCCTCTAGTTCATGAACAAAAGCAAGCGTGTCGATATTATCCTCAAGGAAGGTGCTATTTTGGTGATAGGTGTAGGTATTTGCACAAGTAA
- the LOC140985809 gene encoding uncharacterized protein isoform X2, protein MEVSEQKMHNESDSDGYDSDDTQDDPSFDVLEETRLTFSNFSIKKKMKAHLKGANEKNGEDPDLITKVGPDLSEQDYKTYETVQKIIEGGEMQKLKVDQCKIYLRKHGLRLSGNKDTLIQRIKEHIDIINGGGESIYPASSFLLNCKGDACMGDVVMFEQNVYELFNIASRGGNGTPCGTRVVVGRIVKESYGAAKQQHTFTIEVLWSKGEKPLPPLHPLLIKGRNLYRLKTLRQKWEDEGERHKILLEKHTRGGAARLNREARIQKKDLDKTQKLNREIGKENQNRNRELEQKGKHEESRNKQHKDYSSANCHILGPFPRQYCEEIWMPRSNHTSPFHAQSHTIRNPPSYSQQNHAYHNQVSSTAVGNPLVHEQKQACRYYPQGRCYQVSSTAVGNPLVHEQKQACRYYPQGRCYFGDRCRYLHK, encoded by the exons ATGGAAGTTTCTGAGCAGAAAATGCACAATGAATCCGATAGCGATGGATACGATTCTGACGATACACAGGACGACCCGAGTTTCGATGTTCTTGAGGAGACTCGATTAACCTTCTCAAATTTCTCCATCAAGAAAAAGATGAAAGCCCA CTTGAAGGGAGCGAATGAAAAGAACGGGGAAGACCCTGACTTGATAACAAAGGTTGGACCCGATCTTTCTGAGCAAGACTACAAAACTTATGAAACTGTTCAGAAAATTATTGAAG GGGGTGAGATGCAGAAACTGAAAGTGGATCAGTGTAAGATTTATCTGAGGAAACACGGATTAAGATTAAGCGGCAATAAAGACACACTAATTCAGAGGATTAAAGAGCATATCGA TATCATCAACGGTGGTGGAGAGAGTATTTATCCAGCATCTAGTTTTCTTCTCAATTGCAAAG GTGatgcatgcatgggagatgTGGTTATGTTTGAACAGAATGTGTATGAACT ATTCAACATCGCATCTCGAGGTGGGAATGGCACCCCTTGTGGTACACGGGTAGTCGTGGGTCGGATTGTCAAGGAGAGCTACGGTGCTGCCAAACAGCAACACACGTTTACG ATCGAAGTGTTGTGGAGCAAAGGAGAGAAACCACTGCCTCCACTTCATCCCCTTCTCATTAAAGGCAGGAACCTTTACAGGTTGAAAACCTTGAGACAG AAATGGGAAGACGAAGGGGAAAGGCATAAAATATTGTTGGAAAAGCATACTAGAGGAGGTGCTGCCCGCTTGAATAGGGAAGCACGAATACAAAAGAAGGATCTAGACAAAACACAGAAATTGAATAG GGAAATAGGAAAGGAAAACCAGAACAGAAATCGGGAACTCGAGCAAAAGGGGAAGCATGAGGAGAGTCGAAACAAACAGCATAAGGACTACAGTTCTGCAAATTGTCACATCCTAGGGCCATTTCCAAGGCAATattgtgaagaaatttggaTGCCAAGAAGCAATCATACAAGTCCATTTCATGCCCAATCTCATACGATCCGCAATCCTCCAAGCTATTCCCAGCAAAATCATGCTTATCATAATCAGGTGAGCTCTACTGCAGTTGGGAATCCTCTAGTTCATGAACAAAAGCAAGCGTGTCGATATTATCCTCAAGGAAGGTGCTATCAGGTGAGCTCTACTGCAGTTGGGAATCCTCTAGTTCATGAACAAAAGCAAGCGTGTCGATATTATCCTCAAGGAAGGTGCTATTTTGGTGATAGGTGTAGGTATTTGCACAAGTAA